One region of Anaeromyxobacter paludicola genomic DNA includes:
- a CDS encoding GDSL-type esterase/lipase family protein, which produces MPSPFPRRALLALGALALTLAGAAHLASRRRPASERWGGPLRPAPLVSRGKPVASSPPGGAVLVDGAYRTGAVWCGGHPTPGAPAWVAIRVGRGPRRLLLSWSSSHNHDYDDVYYGAPADYRIETSSDSRDGADGHWRTVVQVTGNAVHARAHSFDFRGRRWVRLVVTGLPARVNPWGLFLDEVDLHDLSGGGDDVWLFLGDSITAEVFDRAPAHQPSFAEAIARAHPGYHPATLAAGLCNAHVEDLVRRIDPLLAQNPDVRVVAIGIGSNDNPPAPFRAGLAELVRRIRAAGRIPVLARVPFQTKYPFDYAAPLAAGVDQVTAEAGLLPGPDLYGWFRDHPERIADGLHPDDQGAVAVNRAWAEAVSPLYPP; this is translated from the coding sequence ATGCCCTCCCCCTTCCCGCGCCGGGCCCTGCTGGCTCTCGGCGCCCTCGCCCTGACGCTGGCCGGCGCGGCCCACCTGGCCTCCCGCCGGCGCCCGGCCAGCGAGCGATGGGGCGGGCCGCTCCGGCCGGCGCCGCTCGTGTCGCGGGGGAAGCCGGTCGCCTCGAGCCCTCCCGGCGGCGCGGTGCTGGTGGACGGCGCCTACCGCACCGGGGCGGTCTGGTGCGGCGGCCACCCCACCCCCGGCGCGCCGGCGTGGGTGGCGATCCGGGTCGGCCGCGGCCCGAGGCGGCTGCTCCTCTCCTGGAGCTCGTCGCACAACCACGACTACGACGACGTGTACTACGGCGCGCCGGCCGACTACCGGATCGAGACCTCGTCCGACTCGCGCGACGGCGCGGACGGCCACTGGCGCACGGTGGTCCAGGTGACGGGCAACGCGGTCCACGCCCGCGCCCACTCGTTCGACTTCCGCGGGCGGCGCTGGGTCCGCCTGGTGGTGACCGGGCTCCCCGCGCGCGTGAACCCCTGGGGCCTCTTCCTCGACGAGGTGGACCTGCACGATCTCTCGGGCGGCGGCGACGACGTCTGGCTCTTCCTCGGCGACAGCATCACCGCGGAGGTCTTCGACCGGGCCCCGGCCCACCAGCCGAGCTTCGCCGAGGCGATCGCCCGGGCCCACCCGGGCTACCACCCCGCCACCCTCGCCGCCGGGCTCTGCAACGCGCACGTCGAGGACCTGGTGCGCCGCATCGATCCGCTCCTGGCCCAGAACCCCGACGTCCGGGTGGTGGCCATCGGCATCGGCTCGAACGACAACCCGCCGGCGCCGTTCCGGGCCGGGCTCGCGGAGCTGGTCCGGCGGATCCGCGCCGCCGGGCGGATCCCGGTGCTGGCCCGGGTCCCGTTCCAGACCAAGTACCCCTTCGACTACGCCGCCCCGCTCGCCGCCGGGGTGGACCAGGTGACCGCCGAGGCCGGGCTCCTGCCCGGGCCCGACCTGTACGGCTGGTTCCGCGACCACCCGGAGCGGATCGCCGACGGCCTCCACCCCGACGACCAGGGGGCGGTGGCCGTGAACCGGGCCTGGGCGGAGGCGGTGTCGCCCCTCTACCCACCCTGA
- the yedF gene encoding sulfurtransferase-like selenium metabolism protein YedF: MQHGTVVVVSGETLGRGDDGLGAKLLGNFLRTLATVEPKPEAIVFYNAAVRLLGRGTPHEEALRQLEDGGVELLACVTCLEFYGLTAQLALGQVSNMREIVQRLLAATKTITV; this comes from the coding sequence GTGCAGCACGGCACGGTGGTGGTGGTGAGCGGCGAGACCCTGGGGCGCGGCGACGACGGGCTCGGGGCGAAGCTGCTCGGCAACTTCCTCAGGACGCTCGCCACGGTGGAGCCCAAGCCGGAGGCGATCGTCTTCTACAACGCCGCGGTGCGGCTCCTGGGGCGGGGCACGCCGCACGAGGAGGCGCTCCGGCAGCTCGAGGACGGCGGGGTCGAGCTCCTCGCCTGCGTCACCTGCCTCGAGTTCTACGGTCTGACCGCGCAGCTGGCGCTCGGGCAGGTGAGCAACATGCGCGAGATCGTGCAGCGGCTCCTGGCGGCGACGAAGACCATCACCGTCTAG
- the acs gene encoding acetate--CoA ligase: MSQDPKSSPAAHAFTESQRAAIDALGRDEQVIQAPIWLARQAVVSNDAVERNHAAQDPDGFWGERAKAIDWMQPWERVLQADPPDHRWFTGGKLNATVNCIDRHVHGDRRLKAALIWVGENGEEHTYTYNRLYREVNRFANALKRLGVKKGDRVIVYMPLTPEGIISMLACARIGAIHSVVFAGMGTQALRSRIEDSGAKVVICSDYTWRRGKKLPLKPTVEEAVRDLYSVEHVIVHRRGSRPGDAPHQFESEREHDFYDIQEGREIHCAPEPMDSEDPLFILYTSGTTGKPKGVVHSTGGYLVGVSYLSKAFFQIGERDIYWSTSDIGWIVGHSFIVYGPLSVGATIFCREGVPDYPSPDVTWELCERYGINVMFTAPTAVRMWMSHGAEAPERYDLKKLRLVACAGEPLNPEAHLWAQRHLVGQSNGMVVDNWWQTEIAGPVLGTLPTFDARPGKVGKPLPGVHVEVVGPDGAPVPDGQGGLLVIRQPLPYMLRTVWGDHARYQNYWKQIPGCYTAGDIAVKDRDGYFAVLGRADDVMNVAGHRIGTADVEGSLLRHPAVAESAVVGLPDKVKGERIKAFVVLKPGVARGPGVVASLKDHVRQDLGPIATPSDVELRDSLPKTRSGKIVRRYLKAVEMGEDPGDLSTLAD, translated from the coding sequence ATGTCCCAGGACCCGAAGAGCTCTCCTGCCGCCCACGCCTTCACCGAGTCGCAGCGCGCCGCCATCGACGCGCTCGGCCGCGACGAGCAGGTGATCCAGGCGCCGATCTGGCTCGCCCGCCAGGCGGTGGTCTCGAACGACGCGGTGGAGCGGAACCACGCGGCGCAGGACCCCGACGGCTTCTGGGGCGAGCGCGCCAAGGCCATCGACTGGATGCAGCCCTGGGAGCGGGTGCTCCAGGCCGACCCGCCCGATCACCGCTGGTTCACCGGGGGCAAGCTCAACGCCACCGTGAACTGCATCGACCGGCACGTCCACGGCGACCGCCGCCTCAAGGCCGCCCTCATCTGGGTGGGCGAGAACGGCGAGGAGCACACGTACACGTACAACCGGCTCTACCGCGAGGTGAACCGGTTCGCGAACGCGCTCAAGCGGCTCGGGGTGAAGAAGGGCGATCGCGTCATCGTCTACATGCCGCTCACGCCGGAGGGGATCATCTCGATGCTGGCCTGCGCCCGCATCGGCGCCATCCACTCGGTGGTCTTCGCCGGCATGGGCACGCAGGCGCTCCGCAGCCGCATCGAGGACTCGGGCGCGAAGGTGGTCATCTGCTCCGACTACACCTGGCGGCGCGGCAAGAAGCTGCCGCTCAAGCCGACGGTGGAGGAGGCGGTCCGCGACCTCTACTCGGTGGAGCACGTCATCGTGCACCGACGCGGCTCCCGGCCCGGCGACGCGCCGCACCAGTTCGAGTCGGAGCGCGAGCACGACTTCTACGACATCCAGGAGGGGCGCGAGATCCACTGCGCGCCCGAGCCGATGGACTCGGAGGACCCGCTCTTCATCCTCTACACCTCCGGCACCACCGGGAAGCCGAAGGGCGTGGTGCACAGCACCGGCGGCTACCTCGTCGGCGTCTCCTACCTCTCGAAGGCCTTCTTCCAGATCGGCGAGCGCGACATCTACTGGAGCACCTCCGACATCGGCTGGATCGTCGGCCACTCCTTCATCGTGTACGGCCCGCTCTCGGTGGGCGCGACCATCTTCTGCCGCGAGGGCGTGCCCGACTACCCGTCGCCGGACGTCACCTGGGAGCTCTGCGAGCGGTACGGCATCAACGTCATGTTCACCGCCCCGACGGCGGTGCGCATGTGGATGAGCCACGGCGCCGAGGCGCCGGAGCGCTACGACCTCAAGAAGCTGCGCCTCGTGGCCTGCGCCGGCGAGCCGCTCAACCCGGAGGCGCACCTCTGGGCGCAGCGCCACCTCGTGGGCCAGTCGAACGGCATGGTGGTGGACAACTGGTGGCAGACCGAGATCGCCGGGCCGGTGCTCGGCACGCTGCCGACGTTCGACGCCCGGCCCGGCAAGGTCGGCAAGCCGCTCCCGGGCGTGCACGTCGAGGTCGTCGGTCCGGACGGCGCGCCGGTGCCGGACGGGCAGGGCGGCCTGCTCGTGATCCGGCAGCCGCTCCCGTACATGCTCCGCACGGTCTGGGGAGACCACGCCCGCTACCAGAACTACTGGAAGCAGATCCCGGGCTGCTACACCGCGGGTGACATCGCGGTGAAGGACCGGGACGGCTACTTCGCCGTCCTCGGGCGCGCCGACGACGTGATGAACGTGGCCGGTCACCGCATCGGCACCGCCGACGTGGAGGGCTCGCTCCTCCGCCACCCGGCGGTCGCCGAGAGCGCGGTGGTGGGCCTGCCCGACAAGGTCAAGGGCGAGCGGATCAAGGCCTTCGTCGTGCTCAAGCCCGGCGTCGCCAGGGGCCCGGGCGTGGTGGCGAGCCTCAAGGACCACGTCCGCCAGGACCTCGGCCCCATCGCCACGCCGTCCGACGTGGAGCTGCGCGACTCGCTCCCGAAGACCCGCTCCGGCAAGATCGTGCGCCGCTACCTGAAGGCGGTGGAGATGGGCGAGGACCCCGGCGACCTCTCGACGCTGGCCGACTGA
- a CDS encoding acyl-[acyl-carrier-protein] thioesterase translates to MHAHTRAFPVHSYEVDAFGELTAPSLAGYLQEIAGNHASALGWSLPELMRQGLTWVLARQRVEVAASIRAGDVLEVTTWPSGLDRLAALRDFRVRRQRDGLEVARAVSQWFVLDLETRRPVRPERVVTEVPADLPPHVFAPPPARLPALEGGHEEKRFRTRFSDIDVNQHVNNLSYVAWALESVPEETWRRQRLAALDVQFLAECHYGAAVLSRTAAAGQGVFRHAIVREEDGRELARLETDWLPRAGPA, encoded by the coding sequence ATGCACGCCCACACCCGCGCCTTCCCGGTCCACAGCTACGAGGTGGACGCCTTCGGCGAGCTGACCGCGCCGTCGCTCGCCGGCTACCTGCAGGAGATCGCCGGCAACCACGCGAGCGCGCTCGGCTGGAGCCTCCCCGAGCTGATGCGGCAGGGGCTGACGTGGGTGCTGGCGCGCCAGCGCGTCGAGGTCGCGGCGTCGATCCGGGCGGGCGACGTCCTCGAGGTCACCACCTGGCCCTCCGGGCTCGACCGGCTCGCGGCGCTGCGCGACTTCCGCGTGCGCCGGCAGCGCGACGGCCTGGAGGTGGCCCGGGCGGTGAGCCAGTGGTTCGTGCTCGACCTCGAGACCCGCCGCCCGGTGCGGCCGGAGCGGGTGGTGACCGAGGTGCCGGCGGACCTGCCGCCGCACGTCTTCGCGCCGCCCCCGGCCCGGCTCCCGGCGCTCGAGGGCGGGCACGAGGAGAAGCGCTTCCGGACCCGCTTCTCCGACATCGACGTGAACCAGCACGTGAACAACCTGTCCTACGTGGCCTGGGCGCTCGAGTCGGTGCCGGAGGAGACCTGGCGCCGGCAGCGGCTCGCCGCGCTCGACGTGCAGTTCCTGGCCGAGTGCCACTACGGCGCGGCGGTGCTCTCGCGGACCGCCGCGGCCGGGCAGGGGGTGTTCCGGCACGCCATCGTGCGCGAGGAGGACGGGCGCGAGCTGGCCCGCCTCGAGACCGACTGGCTCCCGCGCGCCGGCCCGGCGTAG
- a CDS encoding ion channel protein Tsx, with translation MNRLAVPLRVLALAAVLAAPAARADFSTTNVQLLQGWNFHDKTLGYNTSSGAMTTVTINHFSTWAYGDNFFFVDLYRGNFLDFSGTAHDYDRAKAYGEWHPRLDATKLLGFKMPGFKNFGPAAELNLGSGYFGYLGGLGGDLDLPIPGVVGVNVYYKYDQYLHDTFQVSPFWTLPFNIGPVPFLFTGFVDVQGWKKDGNGDNSLDGVDVLAQPELLVDVLAPFGGKAGKLYAGCEYYLHFNKTHGDEQVPQAMLQWNFN, from the coding sequence GTGAACCGTCTCGCCGTCCCGCTGCGCGTGCTCGCGCTCGCCGCCGTTCTCGCCGCCCCGGCCGCCCGCGCCGACTTCTCGACCACCAACGTCCAGCTGCTGCAGGGCTGGAACTTCCACGACAAGACCCTCGGCTACAACACCAGCTCGGGGGCGATGACCACCGTCACCATCAACCACTTCAGCACCTGGGCGTACGGCGACAACTTCTTCTTCGTCGACCTGTACCGCGGCAACTTCCTCGACTTCTCGGGCACCGCGCACGACTACGATCGCGCCAAGGCCTACGGCGAGTGGCACCCCCGCCTCGACGCCACCAAGCTCCTCGGCTTCAAGATGCCGGGCTTCAAGAACTTCGGCCCCGCGGCCGAGCTCAACCTGGGCAGCGGCTACTTCGGCTACCTCGGCGGCCTCGGCGGCGACCTCGACCTCCCCATCCCCGGCGTGGTCGGCGTCAACGTCTACTACAAGTACGATCAGTACCTGCACGACACCTTCCAGGTGAGCCCGTTCTGGACCCTGCCCTTCAACATCGGCCCGGTGCCCTTCCTCTTCACCGGCTTCGTGGACGTCCAGGGCTGGAAGAAGGACGGCAACGGCGACAACTCGCTCGACGGCGTGGACGTGCTCGCCCAGCCCGAGCTCCTCGTGGACGTGCTCGCCCCGTTCGGCGGCAAGGCCGGCAAGCTCTACGCCGGCTGCGAGTACTACCTGCACTTCAACAAGACCCACGGCGACGAGCAGGTCCCGCAGGCGATGCTGCAGTGGAACTTCAACTAG